The Halichoerus grypus chromosome 15, mHalGry1.hap1.1, whole genome shotgun sequence genome includes a window with the following:
- the BSPH1 gene encoding binder of sperm protein homolog 1, which produces MFLFGRHKNSEINISFKFSFSETIIHFPEVKDGKCFFPFHYKNEIFYDCIRFRTKHKWCSLNETYQGYWKYCSEDDFAKCVFPFWYRHMIYRECTEDGDAFGKKWCSLTQHYNKDKIWKYCD; this is translated from the exons ATGTTCTTATTTGGAAGACATAAGAATAGTGAAATAAACATCagcttcaaattttctttttcagaaactaTAATTCACTTTCCAGAAGTCAAAG atGGCAAATGTTTCTTTCCATTCCactacaaaaatgaaatattctatgACTGCATCAGGTTCAGGACGAAACACAAGTGGTGTTCCCTAAATGAGACTTACCAAGGATATTGGAAATACTGCTCTGAAGATG ACTTTGCAAAATGCGTGTTTCCCTTCTGGTACAGACACATGATCTACCGGGAATGTACTGAAGATGGGGACGCTTTTGGGAAAAAATGGTGTTCGCTGACCCAACATTATAACAAGGACAAGATTTGGAAATACTGTGACTAA